One Natrinema longum genomic window carries:
- a CDS encoding alpha/beta hydrolase family protein, with product MAPRRRTVLAAVSTATASAVAGCAGLLSDTTDEDPGTETADETAVAFVEELATDRFEQASERFVSGNRERYGDPGRLERLWMAYTAIGGAFDDVVDTDVTTSNEVDAVDLRLSFARSEHDCRVIVDSESRLLDCGITDEYERPSYVDSSAVTDEDVTLAADDCSLPGTVTTPATAGEAPGVVLVHDSGPVTGDTARGGTQLFTDLAAGLSTRGIASLRYDKRVPACEVQSGTYTLDHVTVDDALVAIDRLRSTEGVDSDRIVVVGHGLGGRAAPRIAARDGELAGVVGLAAPARPYHDLTLEQLEYKVSVGDHGWADLEQVLETWSTEIERVRSGEYEADETLLGKPGAFWDSLESYDHLGAAADVDAPLYLLQGERDFQVTVTDDLELWRSELDGRSETTFESYDGLNHLFMPGDGESVEFAYAVRNNVAERVVADLVDWIDDL from the coding sequence ATGGCACCCCGACGGCGAACCGTACTCGCGGCGGTATCGACGGCGACAGCGTCGGCAGTGGCCGGCTGTGCCGGTCTCCTCTCTGACACGACGGACGAGGACCCCGGGACGGAGACTGCCGACGAAACGGCGGTGGCGTTCGTCGAGGAACTCGCGACCGATCGATTCGAGCAGGCAAGCGAGCGTTTCGTCTCGGGTAACCGAGAGCGCTACGGCGACCCCGGCAGGCTCGAGCGACTCTGGATGGCCTATACTGCGATCGGTGGCGCGTTCGACGACGTCGTCGACACGGACGTGACGACGAGCAACGAGGTCGACGCGGTCGATCTGCGACTGTCGTTTGCCCGGAGTGAACACGACTGCCGCGTCATCGTCGACAGCGAGTCGCGACTCCTCGATTGTGGGATCACCGACGAGTACGAACGCCCGTCCTACGTCGATTCGAGTGCGGTCACCGACGAGGACGTGACGCTCGCGGCGGACGACTGTTCCCTGCCGGGGACCGTTACCACCCCTGCGACCGCCGGCGAGGCTCCCGGCGTCGTCCTGGTCCACGACTCCGGACCAGTGACCGGCGACACCGCTCGCGGCGGAACGCAGCTGTTTACGGATCTCGCCGCGGGGCTCTCGACCCGGGGAATCGCGTCCCTCCGGTACGACAAGCGCGTGCCCGCATGCGAGGTCCAGTCCGGTACGTACACCCTCGATCACGTCACCGTCGACGACGCGCTGGTCGCGATCGATCGCCTGCGGTCGACCGAGGGAGTCGATTCGGATCGGATCGTCGTCGTCGGCCACGGCCTCGGCGGCCGGGCAGCCCCCAGAATCGCCGCTCGAGACGGCGAACTCGCCGGCGTCGTCGGACTCGCCGCACCCGCACGACCCTACCACGACCTCACCCTCGAGCAACTCGAGTACAAGGTGTCGGTCGGCGACCACGGGTGGGCCGACCTCGAGCAGGTCTTGGAAACTTGGTCGACAGAGATCGAACGGGTTCGGTCGGGCGAGTACGAGGCCGACGAGACGCTCCTGGGCAAACCGGGCGCGTTCTGGGACAGCCTCGAGTCCTACGACCACCTGGGTGCCGCGGCGGACGTCGACGCCCCCCTGTACTTGCTCCAGGGCGAGCGCGACTTTCAGGTCACCGTAACCGACGACCTCGAGCTGTGGCGATCCGAACTCGATGGCAGGTCGGAGACGACGTTCGAGAGCTACGACGGCCTCAATCACCTCTTTATGCCGGGCGACGGCGAGTCGGTGGAGTTCGCCTACGCTGTCCGGAACAACGTCGCAGAGCGGGTCGTCGCCGATCTCGTGGACTGGATCGACGACCTGTAG
- the mtnP gene encoding S-methyl-5'-thioadenosine phosphorylase: MTIGVIGGSGIYDALPLENTRTEAISTPYGEPSDVVTLGELAGRDVAFLPRHGEDHQHPPTDASYRANIYALKSVGVDRVIATNAVGSLREELPPRTLVVPDQIFDRTKHRSPTFFGDGMVVHMGFAEPYCPAMVDHLAESARSVLRSETHTSGHPESHDATADETKIQESGTYVCIEGPQFSTKAESEFYRDQGWDIVGMTAIPEAKLAREAELSYATVAGVTDYDVWKDDSEVSLEEVLENAAANEDAINTVVEHAIRTMPDDFESEAWSALEGTINTPQEAIPEETLERVDLLAGEYLE; the protein is encoded by the coding sequence ATGACGATCGGCGTTATCGGGGGCAGCGGCATCTACGACGCACTGCCACTCGAGAACACGCGGACGGAAGCGATTTCGACGCCGTACGGCGAGCCAAGCGACGTGGTTACCCTCGGCGAACTGGCCGGGCGGGACGTCGCGTTCCTCCCGCGTCACGGCGAGGATCACCAGCATCCGCCGACCGACGCGTCCTATCGCGCGAACATCTACGCGCTCAAGTCGGTCGGGGTCGACCGGGTCATCGCAACGAACGCGGTCGGGAGCCTGCGAGAGGAGTTGCCACCCCGGACGCTGGTCGTTCCCGACCAGATCTTCGATCGGACCAAACACCGTTCGCCGACCTTCTTCGGCGACGGCATGGTCGTCCACATGGGCTTTGCCGAGCCGTACTGTCCGGCGATGGTCGATCACCTCGCCGAATCGGCCCGCAGCGTGCTCCGCTCGGAGACCCACACGAGCGGCCACCCCGAGAGCCACGACGCGACGGCCGACGAGACGAAAATCCAAGAGAGCGGCACCTACGTCTGCATCGAAGGCCCGCAGTTCTCCACGAAGGCCGAAAGCGAGTTCTATCGCGACCAGGGCTGGGACATCGTCGGGATGACCGCCATCCCCGAGGCCAAACTCGCCCGCGAGGCCGAGTTGAGCTACGCCACGGTGGCCGGCGTCACCGACTACGACGTCTGGAAAGATGACAGCGAAGTCTCCCTCGAGGAGGTCCTCGAGAACGCCGCGGCCAACGAGGACGCGATCAACACGGTCGTCGAACACGCCATCAGGACGATGCCCGACGACTTCGAGAGCGAGGCCTGGAGCGCCCTCGAAGGGACGATCAACACGCCACAGGAAGCGATCCCCGAAGAGACCCTCGAGCGCGTCGATCTGCTGGCCGGCGAGTATCTGGAGTAA
- a CDS encoding PhzF family phenazine biosynthesis protein, protein METIRVLQVDAFTDEPLTGNPAGVVPDADGLSDDQMQAIAAEMAVSETAFLRSSETADRGIRYFTPTQEVDLCGHATIGTFAHLHDEGLEPGTTTLETNVGTLEIEVTDDGTVWMTQDEPTIREVDVGYDRVADALGVDRAALEGASADLPLAVASTGLPFLIVPITYLSDVGAAEPDPTAIEALTDELDATGIYLFTFDALEAESTAHGRMFAPGAGVPEDPVTGTASGAAAAYLDRFDAFDGDLPAELRLEQGHYVDRPGQVRVRLDGAVQVGGRGVTVLDGSLVVPDSDDDEILEA, encoded by the coding sequence ATGGAGACGATTCGGGTCTTGCAGGTCGATGCCTTCACCGACGAACCGCTGACCGGGAACCCGGCCGGCGTCGTTCCGGACGCGGACGGCCTCTCGGACGACCAGATGCAGGCGATCGCCGCCGAGATGGCCGTCAGCGAGACGGCCTTCCTTCGCTCGAGCGAGACCGCCGACCGCGGGATCAGATACTTCACGCCCACGCAGGAGGTGGACCTCTGCGGTCACGCGACGATCGGGACGTTCGCACACCTCCACGACGAGGGGCTCGAGCCCGGGACGACGACCCTCGAGACGAACGTCGGCACGCTCGAGATCGAGGTCACGGACGATGGCACGGTCTGGATGACACAGGACGAGCCGACGATCCGCGAGGTCGACGTCGGCTACGACCGCGTCGCCGACGCGCTGGGCGTCGATCGGGCCGCCCTCGAGGGAGCCAGCGCCGACCTGCCGCTCGCGGTGGCGTCGACCGGGCTCCCGTTTCTGATCGTCCCGATCACGTACCTCTCGGACGTCGGCGCGGCCGAGCCCGACCCGACTGCGATCGAGGCGCTCACCGACGAACTCGATGCGACTGGGATCTATCTGTTCACCTTCGATGCACTCGAGGCCGAGTCGACGGCCCACGGCCGCATGTTTGCGCCGGGAGCCGGGGTTCCGGAAGACCCCGTCACCGGCACCGCGAGTGGAGCCGCCGCCGCGTACCTCGACCGCTTCGACGCCTTCGACGGCGATCTACCCGCGGAGCTTCGACTCGAGCAGGGCCACTACGTCGACCGGCCGGGCCAGGTTCGGGTTCGTCTCGACGGAGCGGTACAGGTCGGCGGCCGCGGCGTGACCGTCCTCGACGGGTCGCTCGTCGTCCCCGATAGCGACGACGACGAGATACTCGAGGCCTGA
- a CDS encoding MATE family efflux transporter: MAVDEEPPGGLTEGPLVRPMVRLAWPLVVIQLLQVAYNVGDTFWLGALSPDAVGAVSLAFPLLFLLIAIGGGFTTAGAILIAQHTGAKSGDAGLIAGQTLSFVSLVAVGLSALGFFATEPMLAALPADAETQAAIIPLAAEYLRVFFLGLPFLFGFFVFVALMRGYGSTRAPMSVMLVSVVINLALDPLFIFGLGPVPRLEVQGAAVATLISRGIATAIAFYLLYYTDVGPDIRAAHLRPRREYVAKITRLGVPTALEQSMTALALVAMTAMVVTFPPAVVAAYGLGNRLISLAFLPAMGMGQATDTIVGQNLGAGKPDRAARAVRIAAGTIAGVMVVAGLLAALFPEPFVSVFVTADAAGKAATIEYGVTYLRYAAVGFAFMGVLQVIQGAFRGAGNTKTALVFAVLGLWIVRVPVTAYLVFVADWGPTGIWTGVVVGDVVGAIAAVAWFTRGTWKESLVDERDGSGQAISETTDAESVTE, encoded by the coding sequence ATGGCTGTCGACGAGGAGCCACCCGGCGGGCTCACCGAGGGGCCGCTCGTCCGCCCGATGGTCCGATTGGCGTGGCCGCTGGTGGTCATCCAGTTGTTGCAGGTGGCGTACAACGTCGGTGACACCTTCTGGCTGGGCGCGCTCTCGCCCGATGCAGTGGGGGCGGTGAGCCTCGCCTTTCCGCTCCTCTTCTTGCTGATCGCGATCGGCGGTGGCTTCACCACGGCCGGCGCGATCCTGATCGCCCAACACACCGGTGCGAAGAGCGGGGATGCGGGCCTGATCGCCGGGCAGACGCTGTCGTTCGTCTCGCTGGTCGCCGTCGGGCTGAGCGCGCTCGGCTTTTTCGCGACCGAGCCGATGCTCGCGGCGTTGCCCGCCGACGCCGAGACTCAGGCCGCGATCATCCCGCTCGCCGCCGAGTACCTGCGGGTGTTCTTCCTGGGACTCCCCTTCCTGTTTGGCTTCTTCGTCTTCGTCGCGCTCATGCGGGGCTACGGCAGCACGCGCGCGCCGATGAGCGTTATGCTCGTCAGCGTCGTCATCAACCTCGCGCTCGACCCGCTGTTCATTTTCGGCCTCGGTCCCGTTCCCCGCCTCGAGGTCCAGGGAGCCGCCGTCGCGACCCTCATCTCGCGGGGCATCGCGACGGCGATCGCGTTCTACCTGCTGTACTACACCGACGTGGGTCCGGACATCCGGGCGGCCCACCTCCGGCCGCGACGCGAGTACGTCGCGAAGATCACCCGGTTGGGCGTCCCGACGGCGCTCGAGCAGTCGATGACGGCGCTGGCGCTGGTCGCGATGACGGCGATGGTCGTGACCTTCCCGCCGGCAGTCGTCGCGGCCTACGGGTTGGGGAACCGGCTGATTTCGCTGGCCTTCCTGCCGGCGATGGGCATGGGACAGGCGACGGACACGATCGTCGGCCAGAACCTGGGTGCGGGCAAGCCCGACCGGGCGGCGAGGGCCGTCCGGATCGCCGCAGGGACGATTGCCGGCGTCATGGTCGTCGCCGGGCTCCTCGCCGCGCTGTTCCCGGAGCCGTTCGTCTCGGTGTTCGTCACGGCCGACGCGGCGGGGAAAGCGGCGACGATCGAGTACGGGGTGACCTACCTCCGATACGCCGCGGTCGGCTTCGCGTTCATGGGCGTGTTACAGGTCATTCAGGGGGCGTTCCGCGGGGCCGGAAACACGAAGACGGCACTCGTGTTCGCGGTGCTCGGACTGTGGATCGTGCGCGTCCCCGTTACCGCCTATCTGGTCTTCGTCGCCGACTGGGGACCGACCGGGATCTGGACCGGCGTCGTGGTCGGCGACGTCGTCGGCGCGATCGCGGCCGTCGCGTGGTTCACGCGCGGGACGTGGAAGGAGTCGCTGGTAGACGAACGGGACGGATCGGGACAGGCGATCTCGGAAACGACTGATGCCGAGTCAGTTACCGAGTAA
- a CDS encoding phosphoribosyltransferase: MSDLPDDFDCTITNWEYIYGLCRDVADDVRDDEFEPDVVVALARGGWFAGRCLCDFLGLNDLTSLKMEHYVGTAEKSGEPTVRYPMPEGSVEDKDVLIIDDIADTGGSIERAYEYVDDRDAGEVRTATLQLLGTSEFQPDYVGERLEEWTWIVYPWNFIEDLIDLISSAMDKTDQETFTNEEIRHSLTDHHGIERIEMEIAQPDRLSEVLREMDRRGLLESVGTDEWALVDE; the protein is encoded by the coding sequence ATGTCCGACCTACCGGACGATTTCGACTGTACGATAACCAACTGGGAGTACATTTACGGTCTGTGCCGGGACGTGGCCGACGACGTCCGCGACGACGAGTTCGAGCCGGACGTCGTCGTCGCACTGGCCCGGGGCGGCTGGTTCGCCGGGCGGTGTCTCTGTGACTTCCTCGGGCTGAACGACCTGACGAGCCTGAAGATGGAACACTACGTCGGCACCGCCGAGAAATCCGGCGAACCGACCGTCCGCTACCCGATGCCAGAGGGGAGCGTCGAAGACAAGGACGTGCTCATCATCGACGACATCGCCGACACCGGCGGCTCGATCGAACGCGCCTACGAGTACGTCGACGACCGCGACGCCGGCGAGGTCCGCACCGCGACCCTGCAACTGCTTGGCACCAGCGAGTTCCAACCCGACTACGTCGGCGAACGCCTCGAGGAGTGGACCTGGATCGTCTACCCGTGGAACTTCATCGAAGATCTGATCGATCTCATCTCGAGTGCGATGGACAAAACCGACCAGGAAACGTTCACGAACGAGGAGATCCGCCACTCCCTCACCGACCACCACGGTATCGAGCGTATCGAGATGGAGATCGCCCAGCCCGACCGGCTGTCGGAGGTTCTACGCGAGATGGACCGACGCGGGCTACTCGAGTCGGTCGGGACCGACGAGTGGGCGCTCGTCGACGAATAG
- a CDS encoding segregation and condensation protein A, whose protein sequence is MTREPRSGSETSSSAERSSANSRAAEPRDDGEQSDPRDGDEPEEPTATQGSSRTQAGSEATRERNESRSAESHAPGRTLRTDGGDEIPLHIAGHEDRERPGDSSPDSDPNEGGADGRDPEAGESVLEFTGVETGDPADDDGEPEVEPVELLVQLAKDGEIDPWDIDIVDVTDTFLEAIDEVDLRTSGRALFYASVLLRMKSDELFAVEEPDQEELPPWEAPFADDGPTDPDGDDGREHPPGFDPVENLEEEMERRLERKHARGKPETLDELVRELRTAERDSWWKESRSYDTSGSPTGYDRGVQELNYHSGDDLRVDDEPTSDDVTHTTHEEDIEAVIDDVERELETHYEQGRDEVLYAEIDEVGGSRVMTYLALLFLAHRGRVTLEQDELFGDLWVQQVAVEADPGEAIAD, encoded by the coding sequence ATGACTAGGGAGCCGCGTAGCGGCTCCGAAACGTCGAGTAGCGCGGAACGGAGTTCCGCGAACAGTCGAGCGGCAGAGCCGCGAGACGACGGGGAGCAAAGCGACCCGCGAGACGGCGATGAGCCTGAGGAGCCAACGGCGACGCAGGGCTCCTCGAGAACGCAAGCGGGGAGCGAAGCGACCCGTGAGCGAAACGAGTCGCGAAGCGCTGAATCACACGCCCCCGGTCGAACCCTCCGAACCGACGGCGGCGACGAGATTCCGCTGCACATCGCCGGACACGAGGATCGCGAGCGGCCGGGCGACTCGAGCCCGGATTCCGACCCGAACGAGGGCGGTGCTGACGGCCGTGACCCCGAGGCGGGGGAGTCGGTCCTCGAGTTCACGGGCGTCGAGACGGGCGACCCTGCGGACGACGACGGGGAGCCGGAAGTCGAACCGGTCGAACTGCTCGTCCAACTCGCCAAAGACGGCGAGATCGACCCGTGGGACATCGACATCGTCGACGTGACGGACACGTTCCTCGAGGCGATCGACGAGGTCGACCTGCGGACCTCCGGCCGGGCGCTGTTCTACGCGAGCGTCCTCCTGCGGATGAAAAGCGACGAGCTGTTCGCGGTCGAGGAACCCGACCAAGAGGAACTCCCACCGTGGGAAGCGCCCTTCGCCGACGACGGACCGACGGATCCGGACGGCGACGACGGGAGGGAGCACCCACCGGGGTTCGACCCCGTCGAGAACCTCGAGGAAGAGATGGAGCGCCGCCTCGAGCGCAAACACGCCCGCGGGAAGCCCGAGACCCTGGACGAACTCGTTCGCGAGCTCCGGACCGCCGAACGCGACAGCTGGTGGAAGGAGTCCCGGAGTTACGACACGAGCGGCTCGCCGACGGGGTACGATCGCGGCGTCCAGGAGTTGAACTACCACTCCGGTGACGATCTGCGGGTCGACGACGAGCCGACCAGCGACGACGTCACCCATACGACCCACGAGGAGGACATCGAGGCGGTCATCGACGACGTCGAACGCGAACTCGAGACCCACTACGAACAGGGACGCGACGAGGTGTTGTACGCCGAGATCGACGAGGTCGGTGGCTCGCGCGTGATGACCTACCTCGCCTTGCTCTTCTTGGCCCACCGGGGCCGTGTCACGCTCGAGCAGGACGAACTGTTCGGCGATCTCTGGGTACAGCAGGTCGCGGTCGAGGCGGACCCGGGCGAAGCGATCGCCGACTGA
- the thiC gene encoding phosphomethylpyrimidine synthase ThiC: MAHTQLQAARDGRVTPEMERVAERENREPEFVREQVAAGQAVIPANRHHDALDAMIIGREFATKVNANIGNSETTSDLETELGKLHTAVHYGADTVMDLGTGSDLDEIREAHVEHSPVPLGTVPLYEAVKQAGSPEAITKELLLEIVEKQARQGVDYMTIHAGILAEHLPLTDGRKTGIVSRGGSIIAKWMEENGEQNPLYQIFPEICEIFAEHDVTFSLGDSLRPGCLADACDEAQYAELDTLGELTRVGWDHGVQVMVEGPGHVPMHKVAENVERQQEVCDGAPFYVLGPLVTDIAPGYDHITSAIGAAMAAQAGAAMLCYVTPKEHLGLPEEEDVRDGLAAYRIAAHAGDVGNERPGARDWDDALSEARYEFDWREQFDLALDPDRARSFHDQTLPGDNYKEARFCSMCGAEFCSMRIDQDVRESRRDSRSSQSPEGSDQPREDGEMQAIEGEARTDLESSAAAEVNRPPVGTHRSGELPPMADHDHSDPLEELGDD; this comes from the coding sequence ATGGCGCATACGCAGCTGCAAGCCGCCCGCGATGGGAGGGTGACCCCCGAGATGGAACGCGTCGCCGAGCGAGAGAACCGCGAGCCGGAGTTCGTCCGCGAGCAGGTCGCGGCGGGACAGGCCGTGATCCCGGCCAACCGTCACCACGACGCACTCGACGCGATGATCATCGGCCGCGAGTTCGCGACGAAGGTCAACGCCAACATCGGCAACAGCGAGACGACCAGCGACCTCGAGACGGAACTCGGAAAGCTCCACACTGCGGTCCACTACGGTGCGGACACCGTGATGGACCTCGGCACCGGCAGCGATCTCGACGAGATCCGGGAGGCCCACGTCGAACACTCACCGGTGCCCCTGGGTACGGTGCCGCTGTACGAGGCGGTCAAACAGGCTGGCAGTCCCGAGGCGATCACGAAAGAGTTGCTGCTCGAAATCGTCGAGAAACAGGCCCGACAGGGCGTCGACTACATGACGATCCACGCGGGCATTCTCGCCGAGCACCTGCCGCTGACCGACGGCCGAAAGACCGGCATCGTCTCGCGGGGCGGTTCGATCATAGCCAAGTGGATGGAGGAGAACGGCGAGCAGAACCCGCTGTATCAGATCTTCCCCGAGATCTGTGAGATCTTCGCCGAACACGACGTCACGTTCAGCCTCGGCGACAGCCTCCGACCCGGCTGTCTGGCCGATGCCTGCGACGAGGCCCAGTACGCCGAACTCGACACGCTGGGGGAACTCACGCGGGTCGGCTGGGATCACGGCGTTCAGGTGATGGTCGAAGGGCCGGGCCACGTCCCGATGCACAAGGTCGCCGAGAACGTCGAACGCCAGCAGGAGGTCTGCGACGGTGCCCCCTTCTACGTGCTCGGGCCGCTGGTGACCGACATCGCGCCGGGCTACGACCACATCACGAGCGCCATCGGTGCGGCGATGGCGGCCCAGGCCGGCGCGGCGATGCTGTGTTACGTCACGCCGAAGGAACACCTCGGCCTCCCCGAGGAGGAAGACGTCCGCGACGGCCTCGCGGCGTACCGGATCGCCGCCCACGCCGGCGACGTGGGCAACGAACGCCCCGGCGCGCGCGACTGGGACGACGCCCTTTCCGAAGCGCGCTACGAGTTCGACTGGCGCGAGCAGTTCGACCTCGCGCTCGACCCCGACCGCGCCCGGTCGTTCCACGACCAGACCCTGCCCGGAGACAACTACAAGGAGGCCCGCTTTTGCTCGATGTGCGGGGCCGAATTCTGCTCGATGCGGATCGATCAGGATGTTCGAGAATCGCGGCGCGATTCTCGAAGCAGTCAGAGCCCGGAGGGGTCTGACCAGCCCCGCGAGGACGGCGAGATGCAAGCGATCGAAGGCGAGGCGCGGACCGACCTCGAGTCCTCGGCCGCTGCGGAGGTCAACCGGCCGCCCGTGGGAACGCATCGGTCGGGCGAGTTGCCGCCGATGGCGGACCACGATCACAGTGACCCGCTCGAGGAACTGGGGGACGACTGA